TGAAATCTTTAGACCATGCGTGATATGTCAGGGTCCTTTCATCAGGACTTAGCGTTCCGACAAATGCACACGGGCTGTCGAGAGAGACGGCAGCAGCTTCGACGGCGAAATTGACAAGCTCCTGGGGCGATGCGCTGCTGCGCCGGTTCAGCTCAAGCAACGCGTTCATGCGGCGGTCGTGCAATAGCAGCGTGCCTTCCGTGCGTTTGCGATCCGTCAAATCCGTCATCACGTGAACGGCGCCGCAAAAAGATCCCTCCTTGTCCAGCAACGGGTCCACGGTTACTTGAATCCAGCGATCCTTCGCCTGGAACTCCATGGTTTCTCTGCGTTTGGTGTGCCTTGCGCATTCAAAGGGACAATTGGCGACAGGGGCACAGGTCCCGTGAACGACTTCAAAACAATGACGCCCTAGAATCTCCGAAAGCGGTCTGTTGAAAAGTCTCGACATGGCCTCATTACAGCGCAGGAGCCGGCCTTCAGCGTCAACTACACACACGGCATCGCTCATGGCGTCGAACGTAATGCGCCACTCGCGCGCGGCTTGCTCCAGTTCGCGTTCCGCGGCGGCATTCTCCTGGCGGAGACGCGCTCGTTCCATCGCCTGATGGACGGCCGGGCCAAGACGCTTAAGGTTCTCCTTGAGGACGTAGTCGTCCGCTCCCGCCTTGATGCACTCAGCAGCGACCTCCTCGCTAATCGATCCGGTAACAATGATGACGGGAGTGCTTGGCGCGCGTTCCTTGACCAACTGCAATGCTTCTATTCCATTGAACCCGGGCATAGTGTAGTCGGAAAGGACAAGGTCTGGGCGGAAAACATCCAACGCTTCCAGGAACATTTCTCGCGTCGCCGCGTGCCGGCTTTCAAACGAAGCGACTACGCGCCGCAGTTCGCGTGCGACCAGGTCGGCGTCTCTGGAAACGTCTTCAAGGATCAATACCCGCAATTTCTTGCGGCTGCCCACAGTCGGCAAAGAGGTCGTCCCTGTTTTGACGTGATTCATAATGGCTCCTGTAAAGACTTTCGCTTTCGTCTCTTAGCAGCCCGGAACCTGATTGTACAAAAGCCAATACAAGCCGAGTCCCCCAACACAATCGAGGAACTTGTCAAAATCAACAGGTTTTTGGATATAGCTATTAACGCCCAGCTTGTAGCTCTCGACTACATCTCTCTCTTCGCGCGAAGACGTTAGTACAACGATTGGAATACTCTTCTTTGACTCGTCGGACTTGATCTGCCGCAGTACTTCGAGACCATCGACTTTCGGAAGTTTTATATCGAGAAGTATCACCTTCGGCGTGTCGTTTGGGCCGTTATCCGCGTATTGGCCTCGTGCGAAGATATAGTCCAAAGCCTCAGCTCCGTCCCTGACCACAAAGACTCTGTTGGCCAGATTCCGCTTTTTCATGGCCCGCAGAGTCAAGTCGATGTCGCGTGGATTGTCCTCAACGAGAAGAATCTCGACAGGTCTGTTAATAGACATCTTCCGGACCTCCATTCCCGAGCGGCAGACTGAACCAGAATGCCGCACCCTTGCCGACGTCGCCTTCTGCCCCGACCCGACCACCGTGCTTTTCCACGATGCGACGCACTAAAGCCAGGCCCACACCGGTACCTTCATATTCCTCGCTTCGGTGCAACCGCTGAAACACGTTGAAAAGCTTGTCCGAATACCGTTCATCGAACCCGACGCCATTGTCGCGGACGCGATAAATGACCTCACTGTCATGCCTATTGCCCGTCACTTCGATGACGGCTTCAGCTTGCGGGCGCGTGAACTTCACAGCGTTACCGAGAA
Above is a window of Candidatus Hydrogenedentota bacterium DNA encoding:
- a CDS encoding response regulator; the protein is MSINRPVEILLVEDNPRDIDLTLRAMKKRNLANRVFVVRDGAEALDYIFARGQYADNGPNDTPKVILLDIKLPKVDGLEVLRQIKSDESKKSIPIVVLTSSREERDVVESYKLGVNSYIQKPVDFDKFLDCVGGLGLYWLLYNQVPGC